A stretch of the Saccharolobus caldissimus genome encodes the following:
- a CDS encoding P1 family peptidase, which produces MRELIEGVLVGGYTDEKANSGITVLVAEKPNVAGISQRGGSPATLGTDLLRPMHRSNQSVDAIVLTGRSVFGFRAVNGVLLGLYNMGIGFKIGNLRIPIVVAAAIFDFYDNEILPSEEWGFKAIEKLSTKIPIGRYWAGRGATVGKLRGIKYGKPSGQGYFEMEKGRLKVGVLSIVNSIGNVYDEEGKLVAGIESEGITENNALGTTLGVVITNAKLTNSDACRVASSAENGFSSVIRPYNLSLDGDTVFTIATNEIEVNVDEVIALAYYAARKSVLSIFGGVK; this is translated from the coding sequence GTGAGGGAATTGATAGAAGGTGTATTAGTTGGAGGATATACTGATGAAAAAGCAAACTCTGGGATTACCGTATTAGTAGCAGAGAAACCTAACGTTGCAGGGATTTCACAAAGAGGAGGATCGCCTGCAACATTAGGTACAGACTTGTTAAGACCTATGCACAGAAGTAATCAGTCTGTTGATGCAATTGTGCTGACTGGTAGGAGCGTTTTTGGATTTAGAGCTGTTAACGGCGTTCTGCTGGGATTATATAATATGGGAATAGGTTTTAAAATAGGTAATTTAAGGATCCCGATAGTTGTTGCAGCTGCTATATTTGATTTTTATGACAATGAAATATTACCATCAGAGGAATGGGGATTCAAGGCCATTGAGAAGCTCTCAACTAAGATCCCAATAGGAAGATATTGGGCTGGAAGAGGAGCAACTGTGGGGAAGTTAAGGGGAATTAAATATGGTAAACCTTCTGGACAAGGCTATTTTGAAATGGAAAAAGGTAGGTTAAAGGTAGGGGTGTTATCAATAGTTAACAGTATAGGAAACGTTTATGATGAAGAAGGAAAGCTAGTAGCTGGTATCGAATCTGAAGGTATTACGGAAAATAATGCATTAGGTACTACTTTAGGTGTTGTAATTACTAACGCCAAATTAACTAATTCTGACGCTTGTAGAGTCGCAAGCAGTGCAGAAAACGGTTTTTCATCAGTTATTAGACCTTACAATCTGTCTTTAGATGGGGATACGGTATTTACTATTGCTACTAACGAAATTGAAGTAAATGTTGACGAGGTTATAGCATTAGCTTATTATGCTGCGAGGAAATCCGTATTGTCAATATTTGGTGGTGTGAAATGA
- a CDS encoding MFS transporter encodes MEIYKKYLIAVFIGVLLMTMDFELFLAAIPGLIPLFKFSLAEITIITDISFLTAAIASFAFGYLADRIGRRPLFMLTTLLYSLGSFFTALANSLVYFILARSVTSLGTGPDEPLGFTIIAEVSPARMRGLMLAIVSIAFPLGQAIGALLVYTFVVNKIYLPYVFFIGVLPALFLLYLRKGLPETERFKDLKSALDNIRKGSSNISLKYKADINKAILNPFYQMFNRDLRKKSIIFAIYTIIVAGSVAVTLIDLPIYYTTIKHITFVNTLAYEFISFAIAAIGYILASIIGNRISRRNVLIIWNILAFIALLGIIFSSDPLEVLAFNILFVFFLFSQWAAWPFYINEMYPTRVRATASTFGYGFQWLGNILLPTFISIMLSATNSWINSIIAIVAFPLILMSAIVSLLPRDNPKAELEENAI; translated from the coding sequence ATGGAGATATACAAAAAATACTTGATTGCAGTATTTATAGGAGTTCTACTTATGACAATGGATTTTGAATTATTTCTTGCAGCAATTCCTGGTTTAATTCCTCTTTTTAAATTTTCCCTAGCAGAGATAACTATTATAACTGATATATCCTTTCTAACAGCTGCTATCGCGTCCTTTGCTTTTGGGTATTTAGCTGATAGAATAGGAAGAAGACCTTTATTTATGTTAACTACTTTACTGTATTCTTTAGGTTCCTTTTTTACAGCATTAGCCAATTCTCTTGTTTACTTTATATTAGCGAGATCAGTCACATCCTTAGGAACAGGTCCAGATGAACCTTTAGGATTTACGATTATTGCAGAAGTTTCCCCAGCTAGAATGAGAGGATTAATGCTAGCTATAGTCTCAATAGCTTTTCCTTTAGGTCAGGCTATAGGTGCTTTATTAGTTTATACCTTTGTGGTAAATAAGATCTATTTGCCTTACGTATTTTTTATAGGTGTACTTCCAGCATTATTTCTCTTATACCTAAGAAAAGGGCTTCCAGAAACTGAAAGATTTAAAGATTTGAAAAGTGCTCTAGATAATATCAGAAAAGGTAGTAGTAATATATCACTTAAATATAAGGCAGATATTAATAAGGCAATATTGAATCCATTTTATCAAATGTTCAATAGAGATTTAAGGAAAAAAAGTATTATATTTGCAATATATACCATTATAGTTGCTGGATCAGTAGCTGTTACCTTAATTGACCTTCCGATTTACTATACAACGATAAAACACATAACTTTTGTTAATACTTTAGCATATGAATTTATTTCATTTGCAATTGCTGCTATTGGATATATTTTGGCTTCTATTATAGGTAATAGGATTAGTAGAAGGAATGTTCTTATAATATGGAATATATTAGCGTTTATAGCTCTTTTAGGTATTATATTTTCTAGTGATCCACTAGAAGTGTTAGCATTTAACATATTATTCGTATTTTTCCTTTTTTCTCAATGGGCAGCATGGCCTTTTTACATAAATGAAATGTATCCTACTAGAGTTAGGGCTACTGCTAGTACTTTCGGTTATGGGTTTCAATGGTTAGGAAATATATTATTACCTACATTTATCAGCATTATGCTCTCAGCCACTAATAGCTGGATTAATTCAATTATAGCTATAGTAGCCTTTCCTTTAATCTTAATGTCCGCTATAGTAAGTTTACTTCCTAGAGATAATCCTAAAGCTGAGCTAGAAGAAAATGCTATATAA
- a CDS encoding radical SAM/SPASM domain-containing protein, whose protein sequence is MSNDKVLFYIYTTISCNLSCVHCYVPSSPNFVIKNELSTEEFKKIIDFAERRKVREIRLTGGEPLIRKDILDIINYAISKNIFVTIETNGLLIDNNFLNSIKDLSKVYVSVSLDGPKEVHEKIRGKDTFERVLGSLYLLKEYKVNRTIITTLVEKKWIYDEKFNEFVKLIQDLSPNLWYVHVWVSPAGRGKLIKTNIYDIYNAIKLLYSLRIRLKLNIVLNVPPAVIPEEFTEHMLNDNLLNLGCRFWRIAGFSSNGNVSICHRFTLFPEMRAGNLRNSSLDDIFNHKLLNIRKTKLKGICGKCLIRDLCNGFCRADAYEYYRDFNAPHPLCQLFYENGLFNKNFIVREEDEERDSS, encoded by the coding sequence TTGTCTAATGATAAAGTTCTTTTTTATATTTATACCACAATTAGTTGTAATCTTTCTTGCGTTCATTGTTATGTTCCTTCTTCTCCTAATTTCGTCATTAAGAATGAGCTTAGCACTGAGGAATTTAAGAAAATTATTGATTTCGCAGAAAGACGAAAGGTTAGGGAAATAAGATTAACTGGAGGAGAGCCTCTAATTAGAAAAGATATTTTAGATATAATAAATTATGCAATTTCTAAGAACATTTTCGTTACTATTGAGACTAATGGTCTTTTAATAGATAATAACTTTTTAAATTCAATAAAAGATTTAAGTAAGGTTTATGTTAGTGTTAGCTTAGACGGTCCTAAGGAGGTTCATGAAAAGATTAGAGGTAAGGATACTTTTGAGAGGGTTTTAGGGTCTTTATATTTATTGAAGGAGTATAAGGTTAACAGAACAATAATAACTACTTTAGTAGAGAAAAAGTGGATTTATGATGAAAAATTTAATGAATTTGTTAAATTAATTCAAGATCTCTCTCCTAATTTATGGTATGTTCATGTATGGGTTTCTCCAGCAGGTAGAGGAAAGTTAATAAAGACTAATATTTACGACATTTATAATGCTATAAAACTATTATATTCTTTACGAATCAGATTAAAACTAAATATCGTTTTAAATGTTCCTCCTGCGGTTATACCAGAGGAGTTTACTGAGCATATGCTTAATGATAATTTATTAAATTTAGGATGTAGGTTTTGGAGAATAGCTGGATTTAGTAGTAATGGTAATGTTTCTATTTGCCATAGATTTACCTTATTTCCTGAAATGAGGGCTGGTAATTTGAGAAATAGTAGTTTAGATGATATATTTAATCATAAGTTGTTAAATATAAGAAAGACGAAATTAAAGGGTATTTGTGGAAAATGTTTAATAAGGGATTTATGTAATGGTTTTTGCAGGGCCGATGCCTATGAATATTATAGAGATTTTAATGCTCCTCATCCATTATGTCAACTATTTTATGAAAATGGGCTATTTAATAAAAATTTCATAGTAAGGGAAGAAGATGAGGAGAGGGATTCCTCTTAA
- a CDS encoding dihydroorotase, with protein sequence MEYDLIIKGGKVVFPGQYIIEADLGINEGKIVTISKNINSNSGKIINAEGKIIIPGVIDAHFHIGIYRNFMDDALSESRSAIAGGVTTILSYFRTGRNYLNVQENYITLLPKLLEMSAGHFYTDYGFNLAPITESHIKEIPNLIKEFGITTFKFYMFYKGLNLKSAYMRNAVEREYLLSDTPYDLGHLYNIMKTIANYNANSSIKARLSIHAEESEIIRIFLEEAKNLETINPNLDPLEIYDLARPPIAERIAIVEAFELARITNCPINILHVSSKEALNTILELKHNHPEVDVKTEVTVSHLTLNTEMKIGIKGKVNPPIRHKEDNERLWEGILKDEIDTIGSDHAAIERNRKGDNLWNAENGYGATELIIPALITEGYYKRKIPLEHLIKFITMNPAKVFNLSNRKGNILLGYDADLAIIDINEEKKVTADILHSAQDFTPFEGLVLKGWPKITILRGNVIYENGEIIEKPIGQYLKRPL encoded by the coding sequence ATGGAGTACGATTTAATAATAAAAGGTGGTAAAGTAGTCTTTCCAGGGCAATATATAATAGAAGCCGATTTAGGAATAAATGAAGGAAAAATTGTTACTATTTCAAAGAATATTAACAGTAATTCAGGGAAAATTATCAATGCTGAAGGAAAAATTATTATTCCTGGCGTTATCGACGCACATTTTCATATAGGTATCTATAGAAATTTTATGGATGATGCTCTATCTGAATCTAGAAGTGCCATAGCTGGAGGTGTCACAACAATTTTAAGCTATTTTAGAACTGGAAGAAATTACTTAAACGTTCAAGAGAATTACATTACATTGCTACCTAAGTTATTAGAAATGTCAGCAGGTCATTTTTATACAGATTATGGGTTTAACCTAGCACCAATTACAGAATCACATATTAAAGAAATACCAAATTTAATTAAAGAATTCGGAATAACAACATTTAAGTTTTATATGTTCTATAAGGGATTAAATTTAAAATCAGCTTATATGAGAAATGCAGTAGAACGTGAATATTTACTGTCAGATACTCCATATGATTTAGGTCACTTGTACAATATTATGAAGACTATTGCAAATTATAATGCGAATAGTTCAATTAAGGCAAGATTAAGCATTCACGCAGAAGAAAGTGAAATTATAAGAATTTTTTTAGAAGAAGCTAAGAATTTGGAAACTATAAATCCAAATTTAGATCCTTTAGAGATTTATGATTTAGCTAGACCTCCCATAGCTGAGAGAATTGCAATAGTAGAGGCATTTGAATTAGCTAGAATTACTAATTGTCCCATTAATATACTTCACGTGAGTAGTAAGGAAGCATTAAATACAATACTAGAATTAAAGCATAATCATCCAGAAGTTGACGTAAAGACTGAAGTAACAGTCTCACATCTTACTTTAAATACAGAAATGAAAATAGGCATTAAAGGTAAGGTTAATCCTCCAATTAGACATAAAGAAGATAATGAACGATTATGGGAGGGTATCTTAAAAGATGAAATAGATACAATAGGATCTGACCATGCAGCGATAGAACGAAATAGAAAAGGTGATAATTTATGGAATGCAGAAAATGGTTATGGTGCAACAGAATTAATAATCCCAGCTTTAATAACAGAAGGATATTATAAACGTAAAATACCGTTAGAACATCTAATAAAGTTTATAACAATGAACCCTGCAAAAGTATTTAATTTAAGTAATAGAAAAGGAAATATATTATTAGGATATGATGCTGATCTAGCAATTATAGACATTAATGAAGAGAAGAAGGTTACAGCAGATATATTACATAGTGCACAAGATTTTACGCCTTTTGAGGGTTTAGTATTAAAAGGATGGCCAAAGATTACAATCTTAAGAGGTAACGTAATTTATGAAAATGGGGAAATTATAGAAAAACCCATAGGTCAGTACCTCAAAAGACCATTATAA
- a CDS encoding isocitrate lyase/PEP mutase family protein, whose protein sequence is MNYDYISFINRIRRKPILIAPGAYDALSARLIEHIGFEAIYIGGASASYSLLGMPDLGFITFDRMSDHISRIRQVTSLPLICDADTGYGNEDNIRYVVKTYEKIGCIAIQIEDQVWPKKCGHLSNKEVTHVKEMVLRIKAALSARKEAIIIARTDAIDPLGINEAIERANIYLEEGADVAFIEAPRNINEIERISKEVKGLKMINMVEGGITPLLSAKKLEEMGFSIVIYPGSAIRAAAKAVITMLSILKDTGSTKDFIENMVQFNDLQKFLYKP, encoded by the coding sequence ATGAACTATGATTACATATCCTTTATTAATCGAATAAGAAGAAAACCAATCCTAATAGCACCTGGTGCATATGACGCACTAAGTGCAAGGCTTATTGAACATATTGGATTTGAAGCAATTTATATTGGTGGAGCCAGTGCATCTTATTCACTATTAGGAATGCCAGATTTAGGCTTTATTACATTCGACAGAATGAGTGATCATATATCAAGAATTAGGCAAGTTACAAGTTTACCTCTTATATGTGATGCTGATACTGGGTATGGCAATGAAGATAACATAAGATACGTAGTAAAAACTTACGAGAAAATAGGGTGCATAGCAATACAAATAGAGGATCAAGTATGGCCTAAAAAATGTGGGCATTTATCAAATAAAGAAGTTACTCATGTCAAGGAAATGGTATTACGAATCAAAGCAGCATTAAGTGCTAGAAAAGAAGCAATAATAATAGCGAGAACTGACGCAATAGACCCACTAGGTATTAATGAGGCGATAGAAAGGGCAAACATATATCTTGAGGAAGGTGCAGATGTAGCGTTTATAGAAGCACCACGCAATATAAATGAGATAGAAAGAATTTCTAAAGAAGTTAAAGGATTAAAAATGATAAATATGGTAGAAGGTGGAATAACACCTTTACTTAGTGCAAAGAAATTAGAAGAAATGGGATTTAGCATAGTCATCTATCCAGGTTCTGCAATAAGAGCTGCAGCAAAAGCAGTAATAACAATGTTATCTATCTTAAAAGATACTGGATCAACGAAAGATTTCATAGAGAATATGGTTCAATTTAATGATTTACAGAAATTCTTATATAAACCGTGA
- a CDS encoding carboxymuconolactone decarboxylase family protein, translated as MKEIDENEILNEIMKTRGFIEDFHLVLAKKDLELLNEWNKIWIHVFKNSKLDKKTVALIRLAVVSLLGNERAIEHSIDQAITAGADEDEILDSIKISFIFGGVTVLVKALSIYKRKFNI; from the coding sequence ATGAAGGAAATCGATGAAAACGAGATTTTAAACGAAATAATGAAAACTAGAGGCTTTATAGAGGATTTTCATTTAGTTTTGGCAAAAAAAGATTTAGAGTTACTAAATGAATGGAATAAAATTTGGATACATGTATTTAAGAATTCTAAGCTGGATAAGAAGACAGTTGCGCTAATTAGACTAGCGGTAGTTAGTTTATTAGGAAATGAAAGAGCAATTGAACACTCTATAGACCAGGCAATAACTGCAGGAGCGGATGAAGATGAAATTTTAGACTCAATTAAGATTTCGTTTATTTTTGGAGGTGTTACAGTCCTTGTTAAGGCACTATCCATTTATAAAAGAAAATTTAATATATAG
- a CDS encoding SDR family NAD(P)-dependent oxidoreductase, with translation MRELFSVEGKTAVVTGAASGIGRAIAEMFSKLGGNIVASDIDERGLNDLVKNLSDQGLSIKGFKADITNVNDVRSLVSFTLSSYGKIDALYIVPGINIRKSIENYTYEEFDKVINVNLRGSFILLKEFLKVMKSNPNGGSVVLLSSIRHLVVEQGQGAYAATKAAIVQLAKVAAAEYGKYNIRVNVIAPGVVDTPLTQQIKNNPEWYKAYAEKTVFKRWATPTEIASVAVFLAMPASSYITGTVIYVDGGWTAIDGRYEPNIQ, from the coding sequence ATGAGGGAACTATTTTCAGTAGAGGGTAAGACTGCGGTAGTAACTGGGGCGGCTAGTGGAATAGGGAGAGCGATTGCTGAGATGTTTAGCAAGTTAGGTGGTAATATAGTTGCAAGTGATATAGATGAGAGGGGATTAAATGATCTAGTTAAAAATCTTAGTGATCAGGGATTAAGCATAAAGGGATTTAAGGCTGATATTACTAATGTAAATGATGTTAGGTCTCTAGTATCCTTTACATTGTCAAGTTATGGTAAAATAGACGCCTTATATATAGTTCCAGGAATTAATATTAGAAAATCTATAGAAAATTATACATATGAGGAATTTGATAAGGTAATAAACGTAAACCTTAGAGGTTCCTTTATTTTACTCAAGGAATTCTTAAAAGTTATGAAAAGTAATCCAAATGGAGGTAGTGTAGTACTATTATCATCTATAAGACACTTAGTGGTAGAGCAAGGTCAAGGAGCTTATGCCGCAACTAAAGCTGCAATAGTTCAGTTAGCTAAAGTTGCTGCTGCAGAGTATGGAAAGTATAACATTAGAGTAAACGTAATAGCGCCAGGTGTAGTCGACACACCATTAACTCAACAAATTAAGAACAATCCAGAATGGTATAAGGCTTATGCGGAAAAAACTGTGTTTAAGAGATGGGCTACTCCTACAGAAATTGCCAGCGTAGCTGTATTTTTAGCTATGCCTGCATCCTCCTATATTACGGGTACTGTAATTTATGTTGACGGGGGATGGACTGCAATAGATGGAAGATATGAACCCAATATACAGTGA
- a CDS encoding MFS transporter, translating into MPVYGLNRQQWLSILAAWAGWLMDGYTTIAYALVAVTISKIFFPITIGILGLIATFGGFATEALARPVGSLVFGNFIGDKLGRRNMLTLTILGFSLLAASKSILPSYSQVGLFSPILLYIVLFFEGMFAGAEYGGGTTLALESIPAERRAFIGSFVQSGFGTGYFIIALVYSALYTIYGNNFGIIGWRILFATCIIPGLLTLLVRLITKETPVFDEMKRRGEVLKVPIKDLFKSSYLQVITGLMITSGLLYINTATFSFYPTVMTTERIPGSLVGLGVAIINLISLFGVWIGGFLANLIGGRKRPMLIYSLIFVVLTYPILYFGLTNNFAIATTVFSIQAFLEAMIFATLPSFLAEQFSKKYRTTGVGFTYNGGAIAGGFAISVILTLSTIMGLLNSWFINILLAGTIMIIGISLSKETYIGKEDPINR; encoded by the coding sequence GTGCCAGTTTACGGTTTAAATAGACAGCAATGGCTTTCCATACTTGCAGCGTGGGCAGGCTGGTTAATGGACGGCTATACTACAATAGCTTATGCTCTAGTAGCCGTTACTATTTCAAAGATTTTCTTTCCTATAACCATAGGAATCTTAGGTTTAATAGCGACTTTTGGAGGTTTTGCGACAGAAGCATTAGCTAGACCCGTGGGCTCTCTAGTATTTGGTAACTTTATCGGTGATAAATTGGGTAGAAGAAATATGCTAACCTTAACTATCCTGGGTTTTTCACTATTAGCAGCTTCTAAATCAATATTACCCTCTTATTCTCAAGTTGGATTATTTTCTCCAATATTATTATATATAGTGTTATTTTTTGAGGGAATGTTTGCTGGAGCCGAATACGGAGGAGGGACTACTTTAGCCTTAGAGAGCATTCCGGCTGAAAGGAGAGCTTTTATAGGTTCTTTTGTTCAAAGTGGTTTCGGGACTGGGTACTTTATTATCGCTCTAGTATATTCCGCGTTATACACAATTTACGGTAATAATTTTGGGATAATAGGGTGGAGAATTCTATTTGCCACTTGTATTATTCCAGGATTATTAACATTATTGGTTAGATTAATTACAAAAGAAACTCCAGTTTTTGATGAGATGAAAAGAAGAGGAGAAGTTCTTAAAGTACCCATTAAAGATTTATTTAAGAGTTCCTATTTGCAAGTAATAACAGGACTAATGATAACCAGCGGTTTGTTATATATTAATACGGCAACTTTCTCGTTTTATCCTACGGTAATGACTACGGAGAGAATTCCAGGAAGTTTAGTAGGATTAGGTGTTGCAATTATAAACTTAATATCCTTATTTGGAGTTTGGATTGGTGGATTTTTAGCTAATTTAATAGGCGGTAGAAAGAGACCTATGCTAATATATTCGTTAATATTTGTTGTTTTAACTTATCCCATTCTTTATTTCGGTTTAACAAACAATTTTGCAATAGCCACTACAGTTTTTAGTATACAAGCCTTCTTGGAAGCAATGATATTTGCAACTTTACCTTCATTTCTCGCAGAACAATTCAGTAAGAAATATAGAACTACTGGAGTTGGGTTCACCTATAATGGAGGAGCTATTGCTGGAGGTTTTGCAATTTCAGTAATTTTAACCCTATCTACAATAATGGGTTTGTTAAATTCCTGGTTCATAAATATATTATTAGCTGGGACAATAATGATTATAGGAATATCCTTATCTAAAGAAACTTATATTGGGAAAGAAGATCCAATTAATAGGTGA
- a CDS encoding aspartate aminotransferase family protein has protein sequence MSLDIIEVYKSLTNKSKSLFEESSKYLPFGVSSNYRYFDPYPIYLVKGKGSRVWDVDGNEYIDYILGFGVLEVGHSHPRIVEEVRRAVEDSTILGFEYEKSVELAKIICNRYNVDMVRFSSTGTEATMHAIRIARAYTKRKKIIKFEGHYHGSHDQLLINVNPMRLESRVPTSPGIPEETLSNTLVADWNDYEGFERLVRVHGNDVAAVIMEPVAMNMGLIPADLDFLKGVFDLARDYGFLVIFDEVKTGGKFYSGASGYYGLKPDLVTLGKAIAGGLPLSVVAGRRDVLGVVGPGRVAHGGTFNANPLSVRVAIVTLRDILTEGAFYYMNSLSEELQKGYEDIADDLDIDLIVTKWGPSGMIYFNSKVPKNYKDFIKSDFKSWFTYFYYMVAKGILPMASFNEQWTVSIAHTKEDISKHLEVARDAIKLAKNKKLNLDLFEAF, from the coding sequence TTGAGCCTAGATATAATAGAAGTATATAAGTCATTAACAAATAAATCAAAATCACTTTTTGAGGAATCTTCAAAATATTTACCTTTCGGTGTATCAAGTAATTATAGATATTTTGACCCTTATCCAATATATCTAGTTAAAGGGAAGGGAAGTAGAGTATGGGACGTAGATGGAAACGAATACATAGATTATATTCTAGGCTTTGGTGTTTTGGAGGTTGGCCATTCTCATCCTAGGATTGTTGAGGAGGTTAGGAGGGCTGTTGAGGATAGTACTATTCTTGGCTTTGAGTATGAGAAGAGTGTTGAGTTGGCTAAGATTATTTGTAATAGGTATAATGTTGACATGGTTAGGTTTTCATCAACGGGAACAGAGGCTACAATGCACGCAATAAGAATAGCAAGAGCATACACGAAAAGGAAGAAAATAATAAAATTCGAAGGACACTACCACGGATCACACGACCAACTACTAATAAACGTTAATCCAATGAGACTTGAAAGTAGAGTACCAACATCTCCTGGTATACCGGAGGAAACTCTTTCTAATACTCTTGTTGCTGATTGGAATGATTATGAGGGTTTTGAGAGGTTGGTTAGGGTTCACGGTAATGATGTTGCTGCTGTAATCATGGAACCCGTTGCCATGAATATGGGCTTAATTCCTGCTGATCTTGATTTTCTTAAGGGTGTTTTTGATTTGGCTAGGGATTATGGTTTTCTTGTTATCTTTGATGAGGTTAAGACGGGTGGTAAGTTTTATTCTGGTGCTTCTGGTTATTATGGTTTGAAGCCTGATCTTGTTACTTTGGGTAAGGCTATTGCTGGTGGTTTGCCTTTGTCTGTTGTTGCTGGTAGGAGGGATGTTTTGGGTGTTGTTGGCCCTGGTAGGGTTGCTCATGGTGGTACTTTTAATGCTAATCCTTTGTCTGTTAGGGTTGCTATTGTTACTTTGAGGGATATTTTGACTGAGGGTGCTTTTTATTATATGAATAGTTTGAGTGAGGAGTTGCAGAAGGGTTATGAGGATATTGCAGACGACCTAGACATAGATCTAATAGTCACAAAGTGGGGGCCAAGTGGAATGATCTACTTTAATAGTAAGGTTCCTAAGAATTATAAGGACTTCATAAAATCGGACTTTAAATCTTGGTTTACATACTTTTATTACATGGTGGCTAAAGGTATATTGCCCATGGCTAGCTTTAACGAACAATGGACTGTCTCAATAGCTCACACTAAGGAGGATATAAGTAAGCATTTAGAAGTAGCTAGGGATGCAATAAAGCTAGCTAAAAATAAAAAGTTAAACTTAGACCTATTTGAAGCATTCTAA
- a CDS encoding MFS transporter produces the protein MIFPIYAYQLGYSPLLISSLFSTFLFLTIILYYPSVFIVKRINARNAVVLGTIIDSISIILLSINNVILYFLSFGILSLAQVLAIQMRTLITHNFEENELKNIYARAYTLAISGALFTTMLSSVLGYFRALGEIFLPLGIIYFGLSFFTLLFKPVSAETGNIKIIPSKSLLPIFIFAFFSGFVTYIVLGLLQIWYLKLGLSATFVSIVYLLMYLVNIISNSIVEKIKEESLIKNYIILSIISAILLSLISIRYYVISILMLLSSQVTNAIMTIINSVLFTKFIKRLNEAEVGSALTDMFTRAGAIVGIMSQGYFFTVGFLALPFIIGASISLIDRIIRYEYYRKYKII, from the coding sequence TTGATTTTTCCTATATATGCTTATCAGCTAGGTTATTCTCCTCTCTTAATATCTTCGTTATTTTCAACATTTCTTTTTCTTACAATAATCTTATATTATCCGTCAGTGTTTATAGTTAAGCGAATAAATGCTAGGAATGCTGTAGTATTAGGTACTATTATTGACTCAATCTCGATAATTCTTTTATCTATTAACAATGTAATACTTTATTTTCTATCATTTGGAATACTTTCTCTAGCTCAAGTACTAGCGATTCAAATGCGAACATTAATTACACATAATTTTGAGGAAAATGAGCTAAAGAATATATATGCCAGAGCTTACACTTTAGCTATTTCTGGTGCCCTATTTACAACCATGCTATCTTCTGTTTTAGGCTATTTTAGAGCTTTAGGAGAAATCTTCTTGCCTCTAGGAATTATTTACTTTGGATTGTCTTTCTTTACGCTTTTATTTAAACCAGTAAGTGCTGAAACTGGGAATATTAAAATAATTCCTTCTAAAAGTCTATTACCGATTTTTATATTTGCCTTCTTTTCTGGATTCGTAACATATATAGTCCTCGGTTTACTACAAATTTGGTATTTAAAATTAGGTTTGTCTGCTACATTCGTAAGTATAGTTTACTTATTGATGTACTTAGTTAATATTATATCTAATAGTATAGTTGAAAAAATTAAAGAGGAATCCTTAATTAAAAATTATATAATTCTCTCAATTATATCGGCAATTTTACTCTCTTTAATTTCTATAAGATATTATGTTATTAGTATTCTAATGTTACTTTCATCACAAGTAACTAATGCGATAATGACTATAATAAATTCAGTTTTGTTTACTAAATTTATAAAAAGGCTAAATGAAGCTGAAGTAGGATCTGCATTAACTGACATGTTTACTAGAGCTGGAGCAATAGTAGGTATTATGTCTCAAGGATATTTCTTTACAGTTGGTTTTCTCGCCTTACCATTCATTATAGGAGCGTCAATTTCATTAATTGATAGAATTATAAGATATGAATATTATAGAAAATATAAGATAATCTAA